CCTGCTATATATACGAAGACAAAAAGCATTGAGCTGCAGCAAGCCTTCAAACACAATGGCTCATGGCTTCCTTCTCATAATCCTCTTAATCACCTCCATTATATCTCCAAATATCCACGCATGCAACAAAAATGAACATAGCGCTCTCTTGTCCTTCAACCTCACTCTATCCTCTCCTCCTTTAAATTGGACTTCCATTAACTGTTGTAGTTGGGAAGGCATCACTTGTAATCCGGAAGGTCGGGTCACCCATTTGCTCTTACCCTTGAAGGGGCTCGACGGAGTTATTTTTACCTCGTCATCCTCACTTGGAAACCTCACGCATCTCACCCACTTGAATCTCACCCACAATTCACTTCAGGGTTCActtgaaaataaactctttGAGTCCTTGAATTCTCTTGAGATTCTTGATTTGAGCTATAACCTTCTTTCTGGAGAGCTACCTTTGTCTCTAACATCCGGCAACATCGAGACACTCGATTTGTCAAGCAATCGGTTCCATGGTCCAATTCCATCTTCGTTCTTCGTGCATGCTTGGAATTTGACATTTTTCAACGTTAGCAACAATGCCTTCTCCAGCAACATCCCATCCTCTGTATGTCTCCATTCTAACCCCTTGGTTAAAGTGTTGGATTTTTCCTCAAACCAATTCAGTGGCAACATTTACCGTGGTTTTGGGAGGTGTTCCGAACTGCAAATTTTTCGTGCTGGTCACAATAATCTCTCAGGGCCACTTCCAGAAGATATCTATAATGCCACCAAACTCGAAGAGGTTGCAGTACCTCTGAATTCTCTATATGGAGGCATAAGTGATAGAATTGTCAACCTCACCAACCTCGCAATCCTTGACCTCTCCTTCAATCAACTAAGCGCAGTGCTCCCTCTCCATTTGGGGAAGCTGTCCAGGTTAAAAATTGTACAGCTCGATTACAACAACCTACAAGGTCCGTTGCCCCAATCTTTGATGAATTGCACCAGCCTTGTAGAACTACGTTTGGGACGAAATAACTTGGAAGGAGACATTACCAAGCTTAATTTCTCCAAACTTGTTCAACTGACTAAACTTGACCTGAGTATGAACGAGTTCACTGGTAAGTTGCCAATGAGCCTTTACTCATGTAGATCCCTGAAAGCAATTCGATTAGGTCCGAACAATCTAGAGGGACAAATACAACCTGAGATTCTATCGTTAAACTCCCTGTCCTTCCTCTCTCTTAGTTACATCCGATTGGAAAATGCCATGGGAGCAATGAAGATACTGATGCATTGCAAAAGTCTTCGAGCACTCCTCCTTACGGGTGCCTTTAACGGTGAAGAAATGCCATCTGACGATGACATGGTTGGTTAtgatggatttcaaaatcttcgaCTTTTGAGCTTGGCGGCTTGTGATCTCACCGGTCGACTACCTGCATGGTTAGCAAAGCTAAAGAATCTAGAGATCTTGAGTCTGGAAGGTAACAAAATCGCAGGGACAATTCCTAGCTGGTTGGGGACTGATCTACCAAGACTTTTTCAGATACGCTTGGCAAGAAACCTTATTTCAGGTGAATTTCCAAAAGAACTTTGCAGAGTACCGGCGTTGGTACATCAACCTGTTGCAGCTCAAGAAGACCATTATGAACTCGAATTGCCAATCTACAGTAACAACTCCGCCGGGGTACTAAATGCCTATAGCAGATTGTCTAACTTTCCTGCATTGATAGATCTTTCTTCCAACAACATTACCGGTAATATACCGCCTGAGATCGGCCAACTGCAGCTTCTCCAACAGTTGTATCTAGGCGACAACAACTTCTCCGGCAACATTCCAGACCAAATGTCTAACCCTAAGAACTTAGAAGTTTTGGATCTCTCCAAGAATCACTTGTCCGGAAAAATCCCATCGTCTCTGGCGAGCCTTAATTTCTTGAAGAGCTTTGTTGTCTCGTACAATAATCTCGAAGGTCCAATCCCAACAAGCACTCAGCTCCAAAGCTTTGAAGCTTCTGCATTTGAGGGGAATCCAAAACTTTGCGGTGCACCGCTTCCAAACGAGTGTCGCATTGATGCGCATGATAAGAATAACCGAGATGATGAGGACGATGGGCATCAACTACCGTGGTTCTATATTTTCGCTGCGTTCGGGTTTATTTTCGGATTCTGGGGAGTATGTGGTTCTTTGATCATAAAGAAGACATGGAGATATGCATACTTTCAGTTCACAGACAATGTACAAGATAGGCTCTATGTCATGTTAGCAGTGCGCATGAATAGGATGAAACGATGACTTAGCTAAATAgagttatttgttttttctcGGTTACAATTGAGGGTTTCGAAAATAAACCTCtgttatgtattttattttataataaacgTCCCTATGCTGTCGAAGTTATTGCTTTGTAAATGACTAGTAAATCGTAATTTGCAAATCCCTCTCGTATCCCTCCCACATTTCCAATCCCCCTAACTTGGTCTCGATTCCTTGAGACTTGGAAATCCCTCACCCCAAACATAGCCAAAAGAAGTCAAAATTTTGATTCAGGGACCAAACTGAGAATCGGGTTACCAAATTGACAGTTTTCTAGCAAAATAACATCATCaccaaaatatgcaaaaacaatCTAGGAAAGAATAGCAACACATAATCTTCACAGAGGACTGCAAATTAACATGTTCCATTTAACAAGGATCCCCATGCAGTCTGCTTTCTGTCAATATGTGCACTACCTGAAAGAACTCATGCTGCGCACCGAAGTAAAGACACGACTAATCGCATAAGATATGACCTTGAAAATGTAATCATATTCGGATAAAAGGCAACCAGGTTCCGAGCACAGCAATATGCCAAACCAAATATCATTCAAGACCAGAAACATTGAAACCTACAGCCCATCTCGAGCAACCTCCTCGTTTATCTACAACATGCCTACAAGACTCATCATACCGCAACTAGCCTCAAGCTTAGTAACGGTTTGGACCAAGATTGACTCCAGCATCCCTGTCTGGCGTGTAGTTATTCTGGTATTGTCCAGGATCATTCCATCCTGCATTAGAAGGTGGAGCCATGTTGTTTGGTGGCACCCCTCCCGGGTTATTGGGAGGCATCTGATTGTAGTTGTTGGGCGGCATCTGATTGTAGCTGTTGGGAGGCGCCTGATTATAGCTGTTCGGTGGCCCAGAATTCCAGTTGTTGCTTGGCTGGGGATTATTGTAGTTGTTTGCTGGACCCATGTTGGGAGGCGGCATTGGAGCCCTGTTCGGGGGTGGAGGACCCATGTTGGGAGGCTGCATTGGAGCCCTATTGGGGGGTGGAGGACCCATGTTGGCAGGTCCAGGTCCCGAATTTGGCCCAGCTTGATTAGGCATAGGAGATGGACCCGTATTCTGAAAATCACGATTCTGCATATTCTCCCTTCTCCTTTCAAAGTTCCTTGATCTGTCAAAGTTACGAGGTCTGTCATTACGCCTGTTTCTCTCATTTGCTCGACTATTGTTTCTTATCCATTCCTCATGGTACTTGGGATCATATGGCACTGCTTGGCCATTAATAAAAGGTTCACCTGCCAAAACAAACAAGAAAGCAAGCAAATCATGAATAATAGAATTTTCCTGGTTAACTTAGTTGAAAACAACATAGAAAAGGCTATACAACGTAGAAAAAACACACGCTGTTTAATATTACTATAACTCTCGGTACCTGGACCACAATTCTTGGGAGTAcagaaattttgaaatgaaaattaCCATGGATCATTTTTTCGGATGCAATCGACACACGAAACTGGTTAGTTcaaaattatgatattttacaTGAAAACTCTGTACACAATATTCACTAGGGTTGCAGAAAGCCTTCAACAGGGGTTTTTATATTTCACCGGTTCAACACACCACTAGCACTGCTACAACATCAACTGCCTAATAACTTTCATCTGTAACATTCTAGAGCCTCAAACTATCCTTTGtcagaaaaaataaagaaataaatttaaaatcaaaataTCATCAGACTGCCAGAGCTATTACGGAATGGGACTTATGACTTCAATGAATCAATTGCTATaaataatttgttttctttgaaattcaacttgaagaaacaagcatATCCGTACCTCCATAATCTTTGTTCTTAACATCCAAGTAGGAATCAGGAAGTACCCAACGGACTCCAGGCAACTCTGCAACAAGAATTTTACAAATACACACACATGTATAAATATGAGAACCCAGacacaagaaaataataaattccCAACTTAGAAGCAGAATAACCTTTGATTTTGAGTGAAACCTCTTCAGATACAAGTGCCCCAAACGCATAATAGCACCTAGTTGAAACTCAGTAGATCTTCATTCTTGCTTCTTCCTCACTGCAGTTCAGCCGAATGCGTACAAGCAATCCAAACTTGGTTATATAAATCTTCattacaaaatataaatcataGGAAACACAAACAATAGGAATACAGTACAATCCTATGTGCTTTTTGAAATGCGAAAGCCATGAATCTTACAAAAACTTTggtctgtaaaaaaaaaagtgatcaaGACCATGCTATAAGAAACATGATTAAGACCATACTATTTAAGAGATCATTAAGACCCTGCCACAAAGTGGGGTTATAGTTTAGATTTTGAATATCAAAAGCCTACAAAAAAAGTTAATGAGTTTTGCTTTTGTTAGAGCTTCAAAACATAAACCCAACATTAAGAATTGCACCCCCAAATTTTGGCTGAAATATacagaaacaaaagaaatttagcaaaacacacacatttatgtgatataaaaaaaataaagtcaaAAACCCTACAAAAATGATATAAAGGCCAATTGcaattacaaaatcatttcctATCTTACTACAGCTATAGTGATCCCAAATTCAGACCATAACAAAACAGCTGCATACAACAGAAAGCCATTAACTTTTACAGCGCACGGTATCAAGAAAATGTTCATATATTATGTTATACACCAGAACCGAGTCGGTGTATAACACAAATAAACTAATATCCTACAACAAGATAAACGCCAGAGAGTAGCATGTGCATACAACCCTCCCCCAATAGAGAAACAACCTCTTGTAATTTCTCAAACAAAAGTTTCCCGGTGCAATACAAATCAACTTAACCCAAAATTCTACTGTAATCAAGAgtgaaaaagagaaaattaaaaagctacaactttgaaaaaacaaatacagatataaattgaaaatgaattaaagaaacaaatacaatataataAACAAAGACATATAAATTCTAAAACTCCATTTCCAATTCTGATTTCTCATAATCCAAACACTTTAAAAGTAAGAAAAATGATTAACTTAGACAGAAATTAATAGCAGGTGTTACCTTCCGACAACGGTAGCCAGGGTTTTGATGTAGCTATTGATGATCTCATCCCTAGTGATATCACCCTGAGGGGCCTCCATGACAACCAACCAGTGCTCGAAGTCACATCCGTCGAGGAGGATCGTCTCCTTGGGAGGCCGGTTCGACTAGTTAGGGTTCGGGTCCCGGAGCGACGATGTCGTCGATCTGGTCGACAAGCACCGGACGATCGCAGGGGAGAGCCTGCCGGCGGAGGCCATGACTCCAGCAAGAGGGCGGAGACGGTGGAGGAGAGAGAGCGAAGAAGAACGAGATTGGGCGGCCTATATTCGTTAAGACTCATAAAAATTCTGGTAAAAATATGACCCACGTCCGAAAACGATGTCTGTTCATCTGATATTATAAGGAAGATTTAACGAAAAATTCGcagtattgtttattttaacgaaaaatcatatttttaaattaaaaagtcaaacttggtactatttattttatcctttattttatcgttattattaaaactcaaaattttcaacctctattcattagttttccttattataAAACTCCGactgaaattttcttttaaaaaaataaaacccaacaccaaaacaaataaatacatgGCTTCTCTAAGGTGGGTTTCTAGTGTTTACTACAACAACATAGTGGCCTCGAACCTTGGGTTTTGTTAAGTTTTATGCTATCATGCTCCTCTAAATGAACAATAAATATTATAAAGGTTCAAATCAAGCATCATTAAATGAAGTTTACACAATGCAGTCGCTAAAGCAGCCACTAACCTCCAATAACAAATAAACAGCTCTGCGTAGAAATCAGCAATTAGCTCATGTATATAttcttatatatacatatacatagttctgtatcatatatatatttaaatatttttagtaaTAATATTCATGTCTCAAAGCTTACACTCGATTTACAAGACAGAGAAAGCCCTATACTTTTTTGCGTATTAAAACACTGGATGAAACCCACACACTAAAATCTAACTACGCGCAAGGCTCATCAGCCATGCAAGGATTCGGAAAAGTGATGAATAGGAATGAATCTGGTTGTATAAGTATTGAATAAACTACCCTCATGTGATGATACCCACACATTACATAACCATTTCTACTAATGTCATTAGTGTTGCACTCTATCACTTGAAGTTATGATAAGTTGCTCAATCAATCCCATCAAATTCCCAACAAGAAACCAtacacaaatacataaaatagaataaaagtCCCAAAAAAGATATttgaattccttctcaagtattAAGTTTCCACCCACATCGATCGAAGGAAAAAAATGCACACAATTCCATCCGCACTCACCAAACAAAAAAGGCTTCACCATGTAAACTGGAGAAGCATCTTGTAATGATTAAAGATTCTAATATCCACACTACTCCACAATTAAGGACTAAAAAGGTAACACTCAACACATAATTCAAATTTCAAGTAATATAAAGTTCATTGGTTAAGAGAAAATAGAAAACACTAAAATTCATTTAGAAACTCAATTGTTTAAGTTCTTCACTAAATATGACCTGACATcataaattataatgaaatatcCACATCTACTCTTTTTGCTAAAATTAAAACTTTGGAGGCAACACAAAAAGTACTGTTAAATCATTTCATTGACAATAAAAAACAAGAGAAATACTACAGCAAAGGGAAAACATCTTTGTCTTATGTAAAAGTGAAATACTTGGTCGCCTCTCAATCAACGAAAGCAAAGAAATTCACGCAGAAGCATGAACAAAGACGTCCTagtgtcacgggatgactctttaagccttccgcccgtgcggcacttagacttgaatacctcgatgaacaagctaagtaagccttcgaagcctcgcttccccggatcgaatcacaaagaaagctaagatagcttggagaatgctaagatcacttagaagatgggagaaaggaagctttgtattgaaagttaagagaactttacaattgcttacaattcttggatggtttggccaaatggccttacgtcctatttataggcctaagtcacctcctcaatggagggttctagaatcccctacttacatccaaaaatatctagcatagttctagatacaacttgcctaatctagattattctaggtgaggcttaaatatgtacacttgtgtggaatgttccggaatgccctagattatcttgaatgctccgccacgttcttgatttctccgggacgttccagaagcttccatgaagacatggcttcatgggcttagatatatgatgtcttgggcattttctttgtttttaacatgcggcccgtgacatcctcccccacttaagccgtcgacgtcctcgtcgactctTGCCTCTCGAATGTCTGAATCAAGTCCTTATATTGCCATAAGGACGTCTCCTTCTCCCAGGTTGCTTCGGAGTATGGTAGCCCCTTCCATTTGACAAagtactccacatgctttggttgTCTTGGTCGCACCACGACACGCTTGGCTTCAATGCTCTCCACTTCTTTGTCAAATGCCTCCGTCATCAAAGGGGGTGCTCGATGAGACTCACCTCGGCTTGGCTCCTCATTGTCTGCATGATAAGGCTTCAAGTTGCTCACATGGAACACCGGGTGAAACTTGAGGCGGGGTGGGAGTTCCACAACATAAGCGGCTTTGCCAACCTTCTTGATGATAGGGAATGGTCCCTCATACTTCCGCAACAAGCTCTTGTGCAAGCCACGAGTACTCTTGTGATGAGACGCATTGAGCTTCACAAAGACTTGGTCGCCAGTTTGGAACTCCACATTCCTTCGCTTACGATCCgcccatttcttcatcttctttgaagccttctccaaatgagctcgagcaagttcgTGGGCTAATTGCCACTCCTTAGCGGTTTTGAAAGCGGCTGGACTATTCCCCGTGTAGCCAGTCATGACCGTGTTCGGGGTCAAGGGTTGTTGCCCTATAGCCAACTCGAACGGACTTTTCCCCGTCGACTCCGAACGTTGCAAGTTATAAGAGAATTGGGCAACATCAAGTAACTTAGCCCAATCTCGTTGATTGGCACTAACATAGTGCCGCAAATAAGTCTCCAACAATGCGTTAACCCGCTCCGTTTGTCCATCAGTTTGGGGATGAAAAGCTGTGGAGAAGTCTAACTTTGAGCCAAGTAGCTTGAAGAGCTCCTTCCAAAATCTACCTGTGAAGCGAGCATCTCGATCGCTGACTATGCTCCTCGGAACACCCCAATACTTCACCACGTGCTTTAGAAACAAACGTGCAGCTACTTCGGCTGTACACTCCACGGGTGCGGGTATGAAAGTGGCATACTTGGTGAATCTATCGACCACGATGAAGATAGATCCACATCCATCAGACTTGGGCAAATGTGTGATGAAATCCATGGTCAAACACTCCCATGGTCTTGATGGGGTGGGAAGTGGTTCCAACAGTCCTCCCGGTTGCTTTTGTTCCACTTTGTCTTGTTGGCACACAAGACAAGTCTTCACGTATGAATCTACATCATCTCGCATTTGTGGCCAATAATAAGCATCGCTCACCAAAGCCAACGTGCGGTGAGTGCCAGGATGTCCTGCCCACATTGAGTCATGGCACTCCTTAAGGATTTCTTTCCTTAAGCTTCCCCACTTTGGGACATAGATCCGCTTGCCCTTGGTGTATAGCAAGCCGTCCTCAAGCCAAAACCTTCTTGTCTTCCCATCCTTGACAAACTCCACAATGTTCTTGGCTTGGACGTCATGTGATAAACCTTCTCGGACACGGTCCAAGAGATGGCTTTGCGGCTTGAGTACCGTAGCCATTAACTCTACTCGTCTACTTAGAGCATCGGCCACCACGTTCTCCTTTCCTTGCTTGTACTCTAGCTTGTAATCAAACTCCGCTAAGAACTCTTGCCACCTTGCTTGCTTAGGTGtgagcttttgttgggtttgaAAGTAGCTAGTGGCAACGTTGTCCGTCTTGATGACGAATGGGGTACCAAGCAAGTAATGCCTCCAAACTCTAAGGCAATGGACGATGGCGGTCATCTCCTTTTCATGGGTCGTGTACCTCTTCTCGGCATTGTTTAGCTTGCGACTTTCATAGGCTATCGGATGTCCCTCTTGCATCAACACTCCTCCTATGGCAAAGTCGGAAGCATCAGTGTGCAACTCGAATGGCTTACTAAGGTCGGGCAACCTTAGTACAGGCTCCTCCATTAGGGCCTTCTTCAACCTCTCAAAGGCCTCTTGACACCGGTCCGTCCATTCCCATGCCTTGTTTTTCTTAAGAAGGTCTGTTAAGGGTGCCGCTATAGCTGAATACCCTTTTATGAATCTCCGATAGTAGTTGGCTAGCCCCAGAAAGGATCGTAGTGTTGGTACCTTGGTCGGCGGTTCCCActcttgaatggccttgatcttgccATTTTCCATCATAAGTTTCCCCTCCTTTATCTTGTGGCCGAGAAATTCTACTTCTTTTGTGGCAAAGGAGCATTTCTCCTTCTTGACATAGAGTTCATGCTCTCGAAGGGTCTTGAACACTATGCGCAAGTGCTTGACGTGCTCCTCCAATGTCTTGCTATAGACAAcgatatcatcaatgtaaaccacGACAAACTTGTCAAGATAAGGATGGAATACCTTGTTCATCAATGTGCAGAATGTTGCGGGGGCATTGGTCAGaccaaatggcatgactttatactcGAACGCTCCATATCTGGTCACCATCGCCGTCTTCGATTCGTCTCAAGAGGCTATCCTCACTTGGTAGTATCCCGATCGAAGATCTAACTTTGTGAAGTACCTTGCTTCACCAAGTTGATCGAATAAGTCGGCGATCAACGGAAGTGGGTACTTGTTCttgatggtaatcttgttcaatgctctatAGTCGATGCACAACCTTAGGCTACCTTCTTTCTTGCGTTGGAACAGGACGGGTGCACCATATGGGGACTTGGAGGGTTGGATGTAGCCAGCATCAAGTAGCTCGTTGAGttgcttcctcaattcctccaacTCGGGTGGCGACATCCTATAAGGTGATTTGGAGGGAGGCTTAGCACCAGGCTCCAACTCAATCGCATGGTCGACCTCTCTCCTTGGTGGCAACTTCTTTGGCAATTCCTTAGGCATCACGTCCGCAATCTCCATAAGGACGTCTTCTACTTGTTTCGGCAAAGGCCCATGCTTCTCCTCCTCTTCATTCAACATTAGGGTTGCAAGAAATGTGGCCTCGCCTTTCTTCCAAGACTTGGCAAATTGAATTGCCGACAAGTGTTGGGTGCACTTCTTGGCTTGCCTTTCCAATGGCACTAGGCAAGGTTGTCTTCCATCGGCCAGGATACAGAAAATATTGTAGAAGGGAATGGGAAAGGCTCGTACCTTGTCCATGAACTCTAACCCAATGACTACGCCATAGTCGTCTATCTTGACTACGGTGAAGTCGATCTTTCCCTTCCATGTGCCAATGTCTACTCGTACATTGCGCGCAACTCCAACAATGGGGGTGGCAGCGGAATTTACCGTCTTCACGCTACCGGGCTCCTTTGTGACTCGGAGGCCAAGCCTTGTGGCTTCCTCCGACGTCATGAAGTTGTGTGTTGCTCCCGTGTCCACCAACACACGCGTCGTCTTGTCACCAGTCTTGACGTCGACGAACAATGATCCTCCCCCAACTTGAGCCTTAGGTTGTGGGAGGGTTGTCTGGATGGCATTCAGTAGACGGATGCATCCCATCGTTGCATCGTTACTCTCCTCGGCCTTGTCCTCCTTGAAGGCCATGGCCTTAAGGGCCTTCTTTTGTGGGCAATCTCGCATCATGTGAGGGCCGTCGCATAGGTAACAAGTGGGTTGCCAAGACTTACCTTTGCCTTTGTCATGCTTATCGGCTTTCTTCTCCTTCGGTTTGCTTGTCTCGGCCTTGTCCTTCGACTTATGTTCTCCCCCACTTCTCTCATGGTTACCCTTCTTCCCCGTGGACTTGGAATCACCTTGgtggcttgatttaaactcaatcAAGGATTCGGCAACGGCAATGACATCAGACAATGTTTGCACGTGTCTCCTTTGTAGTTCGAGTTTTGCCCAATTTTGCAGTCCACTCATGAAGTACATGAGCTTGTCTTCCTCTAACATGTTGGGCACCTCGAATAACAAGCTCACGAAGGCGTTGACATAGTCTTTGACGCTCCCCGTTTGCTTGAGCCACCTTAGTTTCTCCTTGGCTTCGTACTTGGCATTTTGGGGATAGAAGTGCAACATAAGATCTTTCTTAAATTCATCCCAAGTGGTGAGAGAGAACGTACCTTGCTCAATCTCCATGCTCCGACGACGCCACCACATAAGGGCATTGTCAGCTAAGAACATGGTTGCCGTTGAGATTTTGGACTCGTCATCTTCAAGCTTCAGGTACTTGAAGTATCGCTCCACGTTCCACACGAATGTGTCGAGCTCCTTTGCTTCCCTCTTCCCATTAtaggatttgggtttaaaggagtcgattaccttggagtccaacgccttgatttccctcggcccttgcacgaattgcttcacgactgcttctttacaaaacgccacatctcccttaagttcccttgtgtcctttatctcttcttgaagcgccacaaaccttgcctctatgttgtcaaggtgaacctggacttccctccgcatcttgtctgcc
This window of the Malus domestica chromosome 03, GDT2T_hap1 genome carries:
- the LOC139194128 gene encoding uncharacterized protein, yielding MGKRASRMGRVRVKDPRVGPIRKVTGWGWHHRLRFLGSTASQVELVFYGGYTSGLQGRPPLGHHPLGRPGSSLYGLPPSSDGLPSGRYPEGGALRPVGISELAPPASWDIPPSKGSARWHVPQCATLFLRPPNLVLLRSLSSTVSALLLESWPPPAGSPLRSSGACRPDRRHRRSGTRTLTSRTGLPRRRSSSTDVTSSTGWLSWRPLRVISLGMRSSIATSKPWLPLSEGEPFINGQAVPYDPKYHEEWIRNNSRANERNRRNDRPRNFDRSRNFERRRENMQNRDFQNTGPSPMPNQAGPNSGPGPANMGPPPPNRAPMQPPNMGPPPPNRAPMPPPNMGPANNYNNPQPSNNWNSGPPNSYNQAPPNSYNQMPPNNYNQMPPNNPGGVPPNNMAPPSNAGWNDPGQYQNNYTPDRDAGVNLGPNRY
- the LOC139194813 gene encoding receptor-like protein 2 yields the protein MAHGFLLIILLITSIISPNIHACNKNEHSALLSFNLTLSSPPLNWTSINCCSWEGITCNPEGRVTHLLLPLKGLDGVIFTSSSSLGNLTHLTHLNLTHNSLQGSLENKLFESLNSLEILDLSYNLLSGELPLSLTSGNIETLDLSSNRFHGPIPSSFFVHAWNLTFFNVSNNAFSSNIPSSVCLHSNPLVKVLDFSSNQFSGNIYRGFGRCSELQIFRAGHNNLSGPLPEDIYNATKLEEVAVPLNSLYGGISDRIVNLTNLAILDLSFNQLSAVLPLHLGKLSRLKIVQLDYNNLQGPLPQSLMNCTSLVELRLGRNNLEGDITKLNFSKLVQLTKLDLSMNEFTGKLPMSLYSCRSLKAIRLGPNNLEGQIQPEILSLNSLSFLSLSYIRLENAMGAMKILMHCKSLRALLLTGAFNGEEMPSDDDMVGYDGFQNLRLLSLAACDLTGRLPAWLAKLKNLEILSLEGNKIAGTIPSWLGTDLPRLFQIRLARNLISGEFPKELCRVPALVHQPVAAQEDHYELELPIYSNNSAGVLNAYSRLSNFPALIDLSSNNITGNIPPEIGQLQLLQQLYLGDNNFSGNIPDQMSNPKNLEVLDLSKNHLSGKIPSSLASLNFLKSFVVSYNNLEGPIPTSTQLQSFEASAFEGNPKLCGAPLPNECRIDAHDKNNRDDEDDGHQLPWFYIFAAFGFIFGFWGVCGSLIIKKTWRYAYFQFTDNVQDRLYVMLAVRMNRMKR